In Penaeus chinensis breed Huanghai No. 1 chromosome 26, ASM1920278v2, whole genome shotgun sequence, a single genomic region encodes these proteins:
- the LOC125039045 gene encoding larval cuticle protein A3A-like has translation MAMYLILCMLTKLRFNLQHLTLRKLTLNPKWIDSGFVYKYSFLFIHLIHLSLAVLAQAWQSPISPIRTTAMSLKVILVACVAAVALADKAPVYHQPPVYAAPTYRAPEPAYHPSPYKQPEYPTVPPKYNYNYGVADGYSGVNLGHSEARDGYKTEGSYTVDLPDGRKQIVNYVDNGDGYVAEVTYEGEAQYPEYKPTYKPTYKPAPYQAPPKYPVY, from the exons ATGGCGATGTACCTCATCCTATGCATGCTGACCAAACTTCGTTTCAATCTACAGCACCTGACTCTGAGGAAACTGACTCTGAATCCTAAATGGATAGATTCAGGCTTCGTTTAT aaatattcattcttattcatacactTAATACATTTGTCATTAGCAGTCTTGGCACAGGCATGGCAAAGCCCCATTTCTCCCATTAGG ACAACAGCCATGTCTCTCAAG GTGATCCTCGTAGCATGTGTGGCCGCGGTGGCTCTGGCCGATAAGGCTCCCGTGTATCATCAGCCACCTGTTTATGCCGCACCTACGTACCGCGCTCCAGAACCTGCGTATCACCCATCACCTTACAAACAGCCTGAGTACCCTACT GTCCCGCCGAAGTACAACTACAATTACGGCGTCGCCGACGGCTACTCCGGCGTCAACCTCGGTCACTCAGAAGCCCGTGACGGCTACAAgaccgagggcagctacaccgtcgacctccccgacggccgcaagcagatcgtcaactacgtggacaacggcgacggttatgtagctgaggtcacctacgagggcgaggctcagtaccccgagtaCAAGCCCACCTACAAGCCCACCTACAAGCCCGCTCCCTACCAAGCTCCCCCCAAGTACCCCGTGTACTAA